The Microaerobacter geothermalis genome contains the following window.
TTATCCGGCAAAGTCCCAACATATTCTTCCGCTGCCATTCGTAAAAATCTTGCGGTGCTACCACCAGAGTAAAGTGCGGCCTTTAATTTGATTAACCTTCGAAGGCCTGATTCCACCATAACCAGCCCCTTTACGAATTAATCGATTCCGGCAAAGTTATAGGTACGCTTTTCGCATACAACACATCCGGACAGAAGTCCATTCCATTTTCCCATACTACCGTTTTTAGATCAGGGTCAATTTTTACTTTTTTAAAAAAATCTGGATTCGTTAACGGTTCATTCATCGG
Protein-coding sequences here:
- a CDS encoding DUF2442 domain-containing protein codes for the protein MDKEMYEVKSVFPMKNFHLLLEFTNGEYRVVDLRPFLKKLGPMNEPLTNPDFFKKVKIDPDLKTVVWENGMDFCPDVLYAKSVPITLPESINS